A section of the Spirosoma pollinicola genome encodes:
- a CDS encoding tagaturonate reductase produces MQSLSTQSLPYIQSGIPLGLPVENWQQLPERVLQFGTGVLLRGLPDYLIDKANRQGIFNGRIVVIKSTDGGDMNAFARQDNLYTLCIRGIQDGQTVEENVVCSAISRVLSAKQQWDDILRVAISPDLQIVISNTTEVGIQLVQDDVRQSPPESFPGKLLAVLYARYQAFNGASDKGLVIVPTELISDNATKLEAILLELAHRNELDGAFIDWLETANTYCNSLVDRIVPGRPDSATQQELTGQLGYEDELLTISEVYRLWAIQGNEQVKNILSFHQADDCIFIRPNIDLFRELKLRLLNGTHTLSCGLAYLGGFNTVRAAMEDEVLSTFISRVMLDELIPGIPYAVDPADAERFGSQVLDRFRNSFIEHRWLGITMQYTAKMQMRNVQTLLHYYQQFGTDQPVTPAYFSLGFAAYLLFMRGTKQQGDTWYGERNGEVYPINDAQAPYFADLWATLTPAELTHTVLANTTLWGHDLSKLPGFADSVSGNLSQLLETGVLATLATQLDTGTIV; encoded by the coding sequence ATGCAATCCTTGTCAACTCAATCCTTACCGTACATTCAATCAGGCATTCCACTTGGCCTACCTGTCGAAAACTGGCAACAGCTTCCTGAGCGAGTCCTGCAATTTGGCACGGGCGTTTTACTGCGCGGTCTCCCCGATTACCTGATCGACAAAGCCAACCGACAGGGTATTTTTAACGGACGAATCGTGGTCATAAAATCGACCGACGGGGGTGATATGAATGCCTTTGCTCGGCAGGATAACCTCTATACACTTTGTATTCGCGGTATTCAGGACGGGCAGACCGTTGAGGAAAATGTAGTCTGTTCGGCCATCAGCCGCGTTTTGTCGGCCAAACAACAGTGGGACGATATTTTACGGGTAGCCATCAGCCCTGATTTGCAGATTGTTATCTCGAACACGACTGAAGTCGGCATTCAATTAGTGCAGGACGACGTTCGGCAGTCGCCACCCGAATCTTTTCCTGGCAAACTCCTTGCGGTATTGTACGCACGTTATCAGGCATTTAACGGCGCATCAGATAAAGGTCTGGTGATTGTTCCAACCGAACTCATTTCGGATAATGCCACTAAACTGGAAGCTATTTTACTGGAACTGGCCCACCGGAACGAGCTTGACGGCGCGTTTATCGACTGGCTCGAAACAGCAAATACCTACTGTAATTCGCTAGTAGACCGCATTGTACCGGGTCGCCCTGACTCGGCAACGCAACAGGAGCTTACCGGGCAACTTGGTTACGAAGATGAGTTATTAACGATTTCGGAGGTTTACCGGCTTTGGGCGATTCAGGGAAATGAACAGGTTAAGAATATCCTCTCATTCCATCAGGCCGACGACTGCATTTTCATTCGTCCCAACATTGATTTGTTCCGCGAGTTGAAATTACGGTTGCTAAACGGCACCCACACCCTGAGTTGCGGCCTGGCCTATTTAGGCGGTTTCAACACCGTTCGCGCAGCAATGGAAGATGAAGTTCTATCAACCTTTATCAGCCGGGTAATGCTGGACGAGTTGATTCCGGGGATTCCATATGCCGTTGATCCGGCCGATGCAGAACGCTTTGGTTCTCAGGTATTGGATCGCTTTCGTAACTCGTTTATCGAGCACCGCTGGTTGGGAATTACCATGCAGTATACGGCTAAAATGCAGATGCGTAATGTGCAGACATTGCTTCACTACTATCAGCAATTCGGTACGGACCAGCCTGTAACACCTGCCTATTTTTCACTCGGATTTGCAGCTTATCTGCTCTTTATGCGGGGAACAAAACAGCAGGGCGATACGTGGTACGGCGAACGAAATGGAGAAGTATATCCAATCAACGATGCACAGGCACCGTATTTTGCAGACCTCTGGGCAACGCTCACTCCTGCCGAATTAACCCATACTGTATTGGCAAACACCACATTGTGGGGGCATGATTTGAGCAAACTGCCCGGTTTTGCCGATTCAGTAAGCGGCAACCTGTCTCAATTACTGGAAACGGGCGTTTTAGCAACCCTGGCTACTCAGTTAGATACTGGTACAATCGTTTAG
- a CDS encoding LacI family DNA-binding transcriptional regulator, with protein sequence MDTITIKDIARALNISTSTVSRALRDSYEINPETKRLVTEYAERLNYRPNPIALSLKENRSRVIGVIVPQIANNFFSQVINGIEAIAYNRGYHVIIFQSHESYEREMLTVQQAVARRADGLLISLASGTHDVTYLRALQEKKLPIVLFDRISKDLDTLSVTADNFGGAFAATEHLIKAGRQRIVHLTMPAHISVTQERLAGYRAALEQYGLVYDENLVRYGQFGPDEVESIVDELLKLSPDAFFAAGDRLAIGCLSALKKRNVAIPETVSLIGFTNITVADLLAPAMTTVEQPSLEIGQLAAEQLINLIEGKKTTAPPTSLKIPTQLIVRASSQS encoded by the coding sequence TTGGATACGATTACAATAAAAGATATCGCCCGTGCATTAAATATCTCAACCTCGACCGTGTCGCGGGCGTTGCGGGATAGCTATGAAATCAATCCCGAAACAAAACGACTGGTAACTGAATATGCTGAGCGGCTCAACTATCGACCGAATCCAATTGCACTCAGTCTGAAAGAAAATCGCAGTCGGGTTATCGGCGTTATCGTCCCTCAGATTGCTAATAATTTTTTCTCACAAGTTATCAATGGGATAGAGGCCATTGCCTATAACCGGGGATATCATGTTATCATTTTCCAGAGTCACGAGTCCTACGAGCGCGAAATGTTGACAGTACAGCAAGCCGTTGCCCGAAGGGCGGATGGGTTGCTGATTTCGCTGGCTAGCGGTACGCACGATGTAACGTACTTACGGGCGTTACAGGAGAAAAAACTTCCGATCGTTCTCTTTGACCGCATCTCGAAAGACCTTGACACATTGAGCGTTACCGCCGACAATTTTGGCGGGGCATTTGCCGCCACAGAACATTTAATAAAAGCTGGCCGACAACGGATTGTTCACCTCACCATGCCTGCCCATATTTCGGTAACGCAGGAACGATTGGCTGGTTACCGGGCTGCGCTGGAGCAATATGGATTGGTGTATGACGAGAATTTAGTTCGATACGGCCAGTTCGGGCCAGATGAAGTAGAGTCCATTGTTGATGAGTTATTGAAACTATCGCCCGATGCGTTCTTTGCCGCCGGTGACCGACTGGCTATTGGGTGTTTATCTGCCCTGAAAAAACGGAATGTAGCCATTCCTGAAACAGTTTCGCTGATTGGATTTACCAATATTACGGTGGCCGATTTACTAGCTCCGGCGATGACCACCGTCGAACAACCGTCACTTGAAATCGGGCAACTTGCTGCCGAGCAATTGATTAATCTGATTGAGGGCAAGAAAACAACGGCCCCGCCGACGTCACTCAAAATTCCAACCCAATTGATAGTGCGGGCCTCGTCGCAGTCGTAA
- a CDS encoding ArsR/SmtB family transcription factor: MNQVDVFKALSNKTRLQILTWLKEPETHFPVQDFGELKGAGVCVGQIQSKCGLNQSTVSEYLSLLQRVGLVTATRIGQWTYYKRNDEGVEALKQFIHQDI, encoded by the coding sequence ATGAATCAGGTAGACGTCTTCAAAGCCCTTTCCAATAAAACCCGGTTACAAATCCTGACCTGGCTCAAAGAGCCAGAAACGCACTTTCCTGTGCAGGATTTTGGCGAATTGAAGGGTGCTGGCGTGTGCGTAGGACAGATTCAGAGCAAATGCGGGCTCAATCAATCGACCGTTTCGGAATATTTATCACTTCTTCAACGAGTAGGATTGGTTACAGCTACCCGCATTGGTCAATGGACCTATTATAAACGAAATGATGAAGGAGTAGAGGCTCTGAAACAATTCATCCACCAAGACATTTAA
- a CDS encoding NADH:flavin oxidoreductase yields MQQNPLFQPFQLKSLNLRNRIVMAPMTRSFSPNGIPGTDVADYYSKRAAGEVGLILSEGTVIDRVASSNDPNIPHFYGQNALNGWQHVISDVHDAGGQMGPQIWHMGVMDNHPSGWLPASPFEGPSGLLKPDLTNGQTMTESDIADTIAAYGQAAANAKRLGFDTVEIHGAHSYLIDQFFWDGTNKRTDKYGGKTLAERNRFALEVVQEVRRQVGDDFAVILRLSQWKTQDYTYKLAKTPQEMEAWLLPLADAGVDIFHCSQRRFWDAEFDGSDLNFAGWAKKITGKATITVGSIGLNGEFLAAFRGESSQPSSLDELLRRFDRGDFDLAAVGRPLLADPEWVQKIHQNRMDELKGFSKEALAELV; encoded by the coding sequence ATGCAACAAAATCCATTATTTCAGCCATTTCAACTCAAATCACTGAATTTGAGAAATCGAATCGTGATGGCACCAATGACCCGTTCTTTCTCTCCGAATGGGATTCCCGGTACTGATGTCGCTGACTATTACAGTAAACGAGCTGCTGGTGAGGTAGGCCTGATTCTGTCTGAGGGCACCGTAATTGACCGTGTCGCTTCGTCCAATGATCCGAACATTCCCCATTTTTACGGGCAGAACGCTCTGAACGGGTGGCAGCATGTTATTTCGGATGTGCATGATGCAGGCGGGCAGATGGGACCCCAAATCTGGCACATGGGCGTGATGGACAACCATCCTTCGGGCTGGCTTCCCGCAAGCCCTTTTGAAGGACCATCCGGCCTGCTCAAACCCGACCTGACCAATGGTCAAACCATGACAGAATCGGATATAGCCGATACAATTGCTGCTTACGGGCAGGCGGCTGCCAATGCCAAACGTCTTGGTTTCGATACGGTAGAAATTCACGGCGCCCATAGCTACCTGATCGACCAGTTTTTCTGGGATGGAACCAACAAGCGTACGGATAAATATGGCGGCAAAACGCTGGCCGAGCGGAATCGCTTTGCGCTGGAAGTGGTGCAGGAAGTTAGACGGCAAGTGGGCGACGATTTTGCCGTTATTCTGCGGTTATCGCAGTGGAAAACGCAGGATTACACGTATAAACTAGCGAAGACTCCCCAGGAAATGGAAGCGTGGCTGTTGCCATTGGCCGATGCTGGTGTGGATATTTTTCACTGTTCGCAACGTCGTTTCTGGGATGCCGAATTTGACGGTTCCGACCTGAATTTCGCCGGATGGGCCAAAAAGATTACCGGGAAAGCGACTATTACGGTGGGTTCTATTGGCCTGAACGGTGAATTCCTGGCGGCTTTTCGGGGCGAAAGTTCACAACCCAGTTCGCTGGATGAGCTGCTTCGTCGGTTTGATCGGGGTGATTTTGATCTGGCAGCCGTTGGCAGACCTTTACTGGCCGATCCCGAATGGGTACAGAAAATCCATCAAAACCGGATGGATGAATTGAAAGGATTTTCCAAAGAAGCTTTGGCTGAACTGGTGTAA
- a CDS encoding N-acetylmuramoyl-L-alanine amidase family protein codes for MTKRRTVHAVKKSRVALPTKMATAKKKLILTETLAIMGPRYAKIPILDGQLSGTVYYLASGHGGPDPGAIGLYGTKRLPEDEYAYDVTIRLARTLIQHGATVYMIVQDRNDGIRDAAVLPIDYDEVAYPNLTIPLNQTKRLNQTTTAVNGRFARHKGKYQRFVTIHVDSRSKGETTDVFFYHHPESRAGLNLARHIHKKFQANYKRYQPSRPYLGRVSSRGSLYVVKNSHPPTVFIELGNIQNQQDQRRFLLAENRQALANWMYQGMLADYQTR; via the coding sequence TTGACGAAACGCCGAACGGTGCATGCTGTCAAAAAGAGCCGTGTTGCTTTGCCAACAAAGATGGCTACCGCAAAGAAAAAGCTTATTCTGACAGAGACACTGGCCATAATGGGACCCCGATACGCCAAAATTCCGATTCTTGATGGGCAGCTCAGCGGTACGGTATACTATTTGGCGTCGGGACATGGCGGTCCCGATCCGGGGGCTATTGGCCTGTACGGCACCAAACGACTCCCCGAAGATGAATATGCCTACGATGTAACGATTCGACTAGCCCGAACACTCATTCAGCATGGAGCCACGGTTTATATGATCGTGCAGGATCGTAATGATGGTATTCGGGATGCCGCAGTATTACCCATTGACTATGACGAAGTTGCGTATCCGAATCTAACTATACCGCTGAATCAGACGAAACGGCTGAATCAAACGACAACAGCTGTTAATGGCCGGTTTGCCCGTCATAAAGGGAAATACCAGCGGTTCGTCACTATTCACGTCGATAGCCGCAGCAAAGGCGAAACGACTGATGTCTTTTTCTACCACCACCCCGAGAGCAGAGCGGGTTTGAACTTAGCCCGGCATATTCATAAAAAGTTTCAGGCCAATTATAAGCGCTATCAACCCTCCCGACCTTATTTGGGGCGGGTGAGCAGCCGTGGTAGTTTGTACGTGGTGAAGAACAGCCATCCGCCAACTGTTTTTATTGAACTTGGCAACATCCAGAATCAGCAGGATCAACGTCGGTTTTTGCTGGCCGAAAACCGTCAGGCTCTGGCTAACTGGATGTATCAGGGAATGCTGGCTGACTATCAGACCCGGTAA
- a CDS encoding esterase, with protein MKNSTSKHAIFLALFASLLTAGAMAQMPQRTPTPNDTLKSPKVMDDKRVAIQIYAPKASEVTVGGDFLSGGKPVSLTKNEQGVWSAIVGPLRPDYYSYTLMVDGVRTMDPKNPVIKQGISSLENMMAVPGAETAFEDNKAVPHGEVREVWYSSGSLNMMRRMHVYTPPGYEKGNTKYPVFYLLHGAGDDDSGWNTIGRAGFIIDNLIAAGQAKPMIVVMPNGSMPMPPTAGMNGQMMNTMRSMFANDFLNDIMPTVEKTYRTLTNRENRALAGLSMGGFQTLDVSLTRPELFNYVGVFSSGFFGASIDEAETKYAKALNDPAFNKNKKLFWVGIGKDDFVMDANKKTLALLDKHQIKYQYKETTGGHTWINWRQYLNEYTPLLFK; from the coding sequence ATGAAAAACTCAACCAGTAAACACGCCATCTTTCTGGCCCTTTTCGCATCACTTCTTACCGCCGGAGCAATGGCCCAGATGCCTCAGCGGACACCCACGCCAAACGACACTTTGAAATCGCCAAAGGTAATGGACGACAAGCGGGTGGCTATTCAGATTTATGCGCCAAAAGCCAGCGAAGTAACAGTTGGGGGTGACTTCCTTTCGGGGGGCAAACCTGTTAGCCTGACCAAAAATGAGCAGGGTGTCTGGTCTGCGATCGTGGGGCCGCTTCGGCCGGATTATTATTCGTACACGCTCATGGTGGATGGTGTTCGAACAATGGACCCTAAAAATCCGGTCATCAAACAGGGCATCAGTAGTCTTGAAAACATGATGGCAGTACCCGGTGCCGAAACGGCTTTTGAAGACAATAAAGCCGTTCCGCATGGCGAAGTGCGCGAGGTATGGTATTCATCGGGTTCACTAAATATGATGCGCCGGATGCATGTGTATACGCCACCGGGTTATGAAAAAGGGAATACGAAGTATCCTGTCTTTTATCTATTACACGGGGCAGGTGACGACGATTCTGGCTGGAATACGATTGGTCGGGCCGGGTTCATTATCGACAATTTAATAGCTGCCGGACAGGCAAAACCTATGATTGTTGTAATGCCTAACGGTAGTATGCCCATGCCACCGACTGCTGGAATGAACGGACAAATGATGAATACCATGCGGTCGATGTTTGCCAATGATTTTCTTAATGACATTATGCCCACCGTGGAGAAAACGTACCGCACCCTGACGAATCGCGAAAATCGGGCGCTGGCGGGTTTGTCGATGGGCGGTTTCCAGACGCTGGATGTTTCATTGACCCGGCCCGAGTTATTCAATTATGTGGGTGTGTTTAGTTCAGGTTTCTTCGGTGCATCCATTGATGAGGCTGAAACCAAATATGCCAAAGCCTTGAATGACCCTGCATTCAACAAGAACAAAAAACTGTTCTGGGTGGGTATCGGGAAGGATGATTTCGTGATGGATGCCAACAAAAAAACACTGGCGCTTCTCGACAAACACCAGATTAAATACCAGTATAAAGAAACTACCGGTGGTCATACGTGGATCAACTGGCGGCAGTACCTCAATGAATATACGCCCCTTCTTTTCAAATAA
- a CDS encoding alpha/beta hydrolase, protein MKPTRFVLLLSLLSLSVLSFAAKVDSLDIPSAVMQKNLRAAVVLPNSYARGKATYPVLYLLHGGGGKFNDWLNKTPDKMLLHNLADQYNIIIVTPEGEALSGYLDSPVQKDNLFETYITKEVIEKIDNTYRTVRDRKGRVITGLSMGGHGALYLSARHPDLYCAAGSMSGALDLSTAHWKITPDFAKQIAPGFTRILGPVGATPDLYAANSVVNMSDKLKANGLPLIIDCGVDDFLIEPNRELHRRLVYNQTAHDYTEHPGAHTWDYWENSLPSHILFFSKILKQNGTVAP, encoded by the coding sequence ATGAAACCAACCCGATTTGTACTCTTACTTAGTCTTTTAAGTTTATCAGTTCTGTCTTTTGCTGCCAAAGTCGATTCGCTGGATATCCCCTCGGCGGTGATGCAGAAAAACCTGCGGGCGGCTGTGGTGCTGCCTAATTCCTATGCCAGAGGCAAGGCGACGTACCCTGTTCTGTACTTACTTCACGGTGGTGGTGGCAAGTTCAACGACTGGCTGAACAAAACGCCCGATAAGATGCTGCTGCATAATCTGGCCGATCAGTATAATATCATCATTGTTACACCGGAGGGAGAAGCGTTAAGTGGGTATCTGGACAGTCCTGTTCAGAAAGACAACCTCTTTGAAACCTACATTACCAAAGAAGTTATCGAGAAGATTGACAACACCTACCGTACGGTTCGCGACCGCAAAGGGCGTGTTATTACGGGCTTGAGCATGGGCGGTCACGGGGCATTGTACCTCTCGGCACGGCACCCTGACCTATATTGTGCCGCTGGTAGCATGAGTGGAGCGTTAGATCTGTCTACTGCGCATTGGAAAATTACCCCCGATTTTGCCAAACAGATAGCCCCTGGTTTTACCCGTATCCTGGGCCCTGTTGGTGCTACTCCCGACCTGTATGCGGCCAACTCGGTCGTGAATATGTCCGATAAGCTGAAAGCCAATGGTTTACCATTAATCATCGACTGTGGCGTTGACGATTTCCTGATCGAACCCAATCGGGAACTGCACCGCCGTTTAGTTTACAACCAGACAGCCCACGATTATACGGAGCATCCGGGTGCCCATACCTGGGACTACTGGGAAAATTCGCTGCCTTCTCACATCCTGTTTTTTAGTAAAATCCTGAAGCAAAACGGGACTGTAGCACCTTAG
- a CDS encoding carboxylesterase/lipase family protein, with amino-acid sequence MKQLIFASLLSLSFTVNSQSLVVKTANGRIEGSTNKAGDIRIYKGVPFAAPPVGDLRWKAPQPVKNWADVRNCQAFGPSPMQSKPAPFMYWSSEFLIPEQPIREDCLYLNVWTGAKSATEKRPVIVFIPGGGFRSGGGACPIYDGEAMAKKGIVFVNINYRLGVFGFLAHPELSQESGHHASGNYALLDMIAALQWVQKNIAALGGDPTNVTIAGQSAGAFAVNFLTASPLAKGLFQKAIAESGGSFVASPIRPKLTLQAAEQQGITFAKSLSTTSLAELRSKSADDVLKATGGLSAPIVDGYVVPESVMDIYTNGRQSDVPLLVGWNGDDKLMGPPAKADAYREQVEKRFGDKADAFLAVYPTQTDEEAAQSQGNSNRDESFGIQDYTWAKMQTKTGKAPVYVYNFNRNLPASDPKSQFGAFHSGEIVYAYNNLHTLNRPWEPIDQHIADVMSSYWANFAKTGNPNGKNLPNWPVYTPSSDRVIVIDKIIDSHPLPTKPQLAFWEAYYGIQN; translated from the coding sequence ATGAAACAACTCATATTTGCCTCTTTACTTTCACTGTCCTTCACTGTAAATAGTCAGTCGCTGGTTGTCAAAACAGCAAATGGACGTATTGAGGGAAGCACCAACAAAGCAGGCGATATTCGGATTTATAAAGGTGTTCCATTTGCAGCTCCACCCGTTGGCGATCTGCGCTGGAAAGCTCCTCAGCCAGTAAAAAACTGGGCCGATGTTCGTAATTGTCAGGCGTTTGGGCCAAGTCCAATGCAGAGTAAGCCCGCGCCCTTTATGTACTGGTCGTCGGAGTTTCTGATTCCCGAACAGCCTATCCGTGAAGATTGCCTCTACCTGAACGTATGGACAGGTGCAAAATCTGCTACCGAAAAAAGGCCGGTTATCGTCTTTATTCCCGGTGGCGGTTTTCGAAGCGGGGGAGGAGCCTGCCCGATTTATGATGGAGAAGCGATGGCCAAAAAAGGCATTGTGTTTGTCAATATCAATTATCGGCTCGGTGTGTTCGGCTTCCTCGCCCACCCCGAACTATCGCAGGAATCCGGTCATCATGCGTCGGGGAATTATGCCCTGCTCGATATGATTGCCGCTTTACAATGGGTGCAGAAGAATATAGCGGCTTTGGGTGGTGATCCCACAAACGTCACCATTGCCGGACAATCGGCGGGGGCGTTTGCCGTCAATTTTTTAACGGCCTCTCCGCTGGCTAAAGGACTGTTTCAAAAGGCTATAGCCGAGAGTGGTGGTAGTTTTGTGGCAAGCCCCATCCGCCCGAAACTAACACTACAGGCAGCCGAACAACAGGGTATTACGTTTGCGAAATCGCTCAGTACTACCTCATTGGCTGAACTCCGGTCGAAATCTGCCGACGATGTTCTGAAAGCAACGGGTGGACTAAGCGCCCCCATTGTTGATGGCTATGTTGTGCCTGAGTCGGTCATGGATATTTATACAAATGGTCGTCAAAGCGATGTTCCACTACTTGTTGGCTGGAATGGTGATGATAAACTTATGGGGCCTCCTGCTAAGGCCGACGCCTACCGGGAACAGGTTGAAAAGCGATTTGGTGATAAGGCTGATGCGTTTTTAGCGGTTTATCCTACTCAAACCGATGAAGAAGCCGCCCAATCGCAGGGGAACAGTAACCGGGATGAATCCTTTGGCATTCAGGATTATACATGGGCCAAAATGCAGACCAAAACCGGGAAGGCACCGGTCTATGTTTACAATTTCAACCGAAATTTACCCGCGTCCGATCCAAAATCGCAGTTTGGTGCGTTTCACTCCGGCGAGATTGTCTATGCCTATAACAACCTGCATACACTAAATCGCCCGTGGGAGCCAATTGACCAGCATATTGCCGATGTGATGTCGTCTTATTGGGCTAATTTTGCTAAAACGGGTAACCCAAACGGCAAGAACCTGCCGAACTGGCCAGTTTATACCCCATCGTCAGATCGCGTCATTGTGATAGATAAAATTATAGATAGCCATCCCTTGCCTACAAAGCCTCAGCTTGCTTTCTGGGAGGCCTATTATG